A region from the Anaerolineae bacterium genome encodes:
- a CDS encoding low molecular weight protein arginine phosphatase, which produces MSDRIKHILFVCTGNICRSPFAEGLLKKLAQKNGLDDIVADSAGLLALSGNSATSLAQKVAAEYDVDLSRHMAKSAKQDIINRSDLILAMENSHVKNLLYDFPEAEDKVFLIRRFACFGSKDRGIADPYGLNYDAYRFCFLDIQDSVSGLAEYLSGRNGSEKESKR; this is translated from the coding sequence ATGTCGGATCGGATAAAACATATCCTGTTTGTTTGTACGGGTAATATATGTAGAAGCCCATTTGCTGAAGGTTTACTAAAAAAGCTCGCGCAAAAAAATGGACTTGATGACATAGTCGCTGATTCAGCGGGGTTGCTTGCGCTTTCCGGCAATAGCGCCACCAGCCTTGCACAGAAAGTTGCGGCGGAATATGATGTTGATCTGTCGCGCCATATGGCAAAATCCGCAAAACAGGATATTATAAATAGAAGCGATCTTATATTGGCAATGGAAAATTCCCATGTAAAAAACCTTTTGTATGACTTCCCGGAAGCTGAAGACAAGGTTTTTTTAATCAGGCGCTTTGCCTGCTTTGGTTCTAAAGATCGGGGGATCGCGGATCCTTATGGCTTAAATTATGATGCTTATCGTTTCTGCTTTCTCGATATTCAGGACAGTGTTTCAGGTCTGGCAGAATATCTGTCCGGCAGAAACGGTTCGGAAAAGGAAAGCAAGCGTTGA